A region of the Anolis sagrei isolate rAnoSag1 chromosome 4, rAnoSag1.mat, whole genome shotgun sequence genome:
AAGGccattgtgtatttatttatttaaggaagAAAAGGCTGTTTTCAAAAAAAAAGCTTTGCAAGTTATCTACACCATGGAATTGATGCAGTTGACATCACTTTGGCTGCCATGCGTCAATGAagttgaatcctgggatttgcagtttggtgaggcacttaaAATTACAGAGAGCCAAAGACCTtgtgcaactacaattcccaggattccataacatggcagttaaaacgaCATCAGGCTGCATTAATCCTGCAGTGCAGAGATGAACCCTTGGGATGGCATTTCTTTAATAGCCTGTCTATAAGATCTTTGTCATTTTGTATGGCCTTGAGCTAGCCAtactcaggctccttccacacagctgaataaaattccacattgtcagttttggactgggatatagggcaatgtggactctgatattcctgttcaaagcagatattgtgggtttttctgccttggcattctgggatatagggctaagtggctgaggggggaaaggaaggggcctgaggcagttaggaatggtgggagctgaaatccaaaacaacaggAGGGGCAGAGTTTGCCCATGTCCACTCTAACCTAAGCAAACATGGAGGACTGAGTACAATACCACTATGTGGAGATAATACTTTGTAGTGTTTGATATGGTGAGTTTTTATACTAAAAGTGCTTCAGTTGTGTTTCTTCAAAGCCTGGAAAGGGCTTCCTTCATTGAGCTTGTCACTCATGTGCTGCTTCTCCTTGTTTTGTTCTCTAGGTCTTTACCATTACGGCTTGCCCACTTGTCTCTCTAGCTGAGCCATGGAGACGATGCAAGAGCTGATCCCCTTTGCCAAGGAGATGATGAGCCAGAAGCCCAATGGGAAAATGGTCAAGCTGTACATGCTGGGGAGTGTCCTGACCTTCTTTGGGGTGGTTATCGGCCTGGTGGAGACAGTCTGCAGCCCTTTCACCTCTGAAGGGAGGCTGGAAGatgagggggaagaggaggaagagaagagacctGCTCCCCCCTTGACAAAAGAGGACTTTGCTCCTCAGAAACCAGAGGAGGTGATCTTAGaaaaaagcaagcaggagctggCAGTGAGGAATTCAGTGACCAGGCAGCGTGCATCCTAAGGAGACATTGGGTCTGGAGAGAATGAGAACATGTTGGCCTGTGATGTGCAGACGGGCTTCTCTTTTTTGTTCTGATATGGCAGATATACAAACATCCAGAGAACTGTTTCTGTGCAACTGCCAACATAAAGAGACTCCTTATAAACTATGCTGTTTTCTATTTTGCTGCTGTGCAGCAGTTTTACTATGCAGCTGTTTCAATCTCACATACCTGTTCTCTTGGTATGACTGCGCAAAGCTGGTAGCATCTTGTACCTACTTATGTGaggggttatttttttttttattctgactATACCacaattttgcaaatattttacattttaaataaaactatTTTATACCTGATGCTCATTGATTCCAGTCTAGCTCTTTTTCTTGGGTAAAGGGAGCTTTTTCAGGGGCTCTTTGTGGGTTTGGTGGAGACTACACAGTGAAAAACATCCTTAAGAGTTGAGCCCCCTTTGTTACAAATGTTTCCATGGAAATAAAAGATTTTAAGCCAAGTAAAACCATGTTAAAGCTATGGCAGAGTGTAGGTGATAATGTGAAGACTGACTTTCTATAAACACCTGCAAGGGTATAATGGGTTCATATATCCAGTTTAAATATAGTAGAGAAACTGGGGTATGGATGTGTTACCAAGTTTTACTAACCATTGTTTTGGTACATTAATCATTTATTCCATCATATACAgattcaatcacaggctgagacattaaattgttttataaaaCCAGAGGTCTGCACACAAACTGCCATGTGTTCTGAATATGTCTCTAAAGATTAAGGGGACCtgccccactctctctctctttatctctgcTTTTTCTTGATTCCTAGACCCAAGTAGAGTGAAAACTATGGAGAAATAAATGTCGCAGAAGGGTCCTGAGTCCCTAATCACAGTGTTGTGTAGCCCAAAAAGTAGTTTTACAggccattttgagccagaaacaaatctaaaaaataactcCACCCTTttgtgactgaatgaatgaggCTAGGGGCTGTTTATGCACTGGGAGAATCTCTTATCTCCTTTcctttcaagtggtaagagtttcattcataaGTTTGTGGTTGCAGAAATAGAGTGATTTCAAATTGGGTCCACCTTTTTGAAACCCTCTGAAATAATAGTATTCAGTATGTATCTTCCATAACTAGGAAGCCTCAATTTCTAAAAGCGAGTTCCTGTTATGGAACTGATACCACCTCCTTTAATGAGGCTAGTATTTTCAGAATCACTACTGATGTTATTTTAGGCATTGGaattttcttaattttaaatgtttCCTATACCAAGTGCATATGTCTGAATAGCTTTCTTAAACCCATAATTGATATGGATTGCTTTTGACTATCTGACACAGATGTTGTCACTGGCATTGTGCAGAAAAATGTGCAAGTTTATATCTATGTACTTTTTTTCTTATAATGTGGGAAGGCGGAAGGAAAGTGGAGAGATCTTGCAACCCTTCAGATCATCATCACCTATGGTGAGGAATGTTGGGACTTGTAGCACAAGAATATATGGTTGTTACAGCAGTCCCCCTTCAAGCTAAGTGTGGCGTATAGCAGCTTTATCCTAGAGTTTTTGTGCCAAGATTTATTGAGGAGGTTTGTACTGTATTCCTTTGAGGCTTCCACAGATGAGTTTCCACTTATGATTTCCCATTTGAACCTATGTCTCTCAGAACCCAAGTTcagtattcaaaccactacacaatttATAAGTTCTGGAGTACTACAAAATCCCCACCTCTGAGTTGGAACATCAAacagtttaaaatattaaaagggcAGAGATTCTgagattatttttaattaatttagtCTCAATTCCCTAGCCAGTGTGACCAGTGGTTGGGGATTATGAGAGCTGATTGCCAGCATCATCTGGAAGTAAAtttttggggttggactgggtggcccatgagttttcttccaactctatgattctatattaagtACTGTTTGCAACATCTACACATTTGTACATTATTGAAAAATCATAAAACCCACCACTTGCCAGTTACTTTAGTGCCTTTGTGTTTCAAAGCAATCATGACTTTCCCAATGCAATATTCTGTCTttacagaagaaaaaaaagacgGGGCCTCACATCAACTTTGCTACTGGATATAAATAGAAGGTCATAGCGCGGGGCTACATTGTGTTTTCTAGAGATACAATAAAGGTCTCTTGTTCCCACTTGTGGCTGTAAACGGGCGGTGAACAAAGATGGTGATGTTGCAGAAGAAGCTGGTATCATGACCACTTCACTCCCTCTCCATGGTCACTTTGGATATATGGAatcttattttgagaagcaattTGTATGGTACCATTATCAGCAGATCATCATTATGGACAGAGGTAAAAAAGCAAAGCTGAGAAAGATTACATGAAACCAGCAATTTGCACAAATATACTGTTAACCAAtaggtattgtttattttgtggtTCCAGTTTGCATAAGCATTTTGAAACATTCAACTAAATCTGTGATTATTAATTAGATTTAGAGTTTTGGTTTTTTTAGGGGTGCATTTTTATAGACAAATGCAATATTCAAACATCTCAAAGAGTGACTGAGAGTTCTCCTTTGTCAGTGGCAGGTTTCCATTGCATAGTCATATTAAACTGGTTCATAGGGCACAGCCATGATACTAGCACAGCATTGAAAGATTCAATAATGGATAAGACTAACAGCTAATATTTATTCAGTGAAGGCAAACAAAACAGTTTTGTTCATGGATTCCTTGGGGGTCAAACTGTCCTTTCCAGTGCTTTTAGCAGAAATGAAGTTCCAGTTAGCCAAGAAAAGAGGGGAAGACTTGAGACAATTTGGTAGCAAGATAGAAATTAAATCCTCAAACAAAGGATTTCTTAAAGCttctagttttgttttgttgttgatttttttaaaatcccataatAGATAACCTGCCTGGATATGCTGTACTTTACTTGCAATTCAGTATGCTAATAGTTCTGTTCTTACACATGATTTCTTTAACAGAAACATTGATacaagaggcagaaataacatggaaagaataggaatAGCTTTCTACACCACAAAAAAGGAACTTTATATTTGAAGCCAGCAATAAGCACATGTGAAATTAAACAGCCAGGCAgatgcataaataaacaaaacattttgaaccACTTGAAACTTTATTTCAAAATTCATTAAGGGAAAGTTTCTATTTCACCATTCTCCAAATGACTTTCATTTCCATGGACAGACTTCTTTAAGAGAAGCTGGTGAGACAAGGTTATCTCCTTTCCATCTTTATCTTTGTTTTTCTGTTCACTCATgctcagtaagggattctggaggcaaCAACTGTTCACTCTGTCCATTGTAAACAAGCAGATACAGTTACAGTAAGATTGGCTAGAATATAATGTTATTCTTTcctagttcaagcagtgttttctGTAGACAGCTGCATATGTTGCTAAAACCTCCAGGTagacagaaaaagagaaggaaaagatgtCTGGGTGGGCATACAAAGACTTCATGAAAAACAGCTTCCTTCTCAAAAGCTTTGGTTACTGAGGTATAGTTTCATTTGACTGCTATTTCCCCCTGTACTCATATTAAACTTATTTTTCCCTTCGCCAAGAATCACCTTCACAGTTTTCTTGTACTTttgatttgcttatttatttgatTCTATTCTTCCCCTTAACACATAAGAAACTCAAGATCAAAACATAGCTTATACAATAACATTGAAGTCCTTTGGCTCCTTCTGTCATAtaattcaagtgacccaagcctctattatagaggttccatggtcggatcactgtgctctgagagtccggttggagcatgcctacccaccCTGGAAGGGCGGCGAGCCGATTTGGGCTCActcaaggagacttatggaacccaatAGGTTctggaatgctctgagggatctggagcctgccagggactcgatcgatgtgcaggtggacacatggaacatcaggctatccaatgcactcgacaaGATCGCCCCTAGACTCCCTCTCCGACCCCACCGAAAttggtctccttggttcaccgaggaacttcgactgatgaagcaggaaaagagacggctagagggcgtgtggcgagaactccatggcggagcatcgagatcagcttatgaggcatttaaGGATATGAGCATGGTATCACTGAAGCAAAGTGAGTATATTATGCctctttgatagcgtctgctagctcatgcccggcaaaattgttcaagaTAATTCGATCTTTAACTATGGTCCCTACCGTCCCAAAGAgcggtgatcaggccccttcagctgaggtgtttcagagctattttgcagacaagatctcactacaaaatgcagctgctcggcttcttgcgggaattccgatgagatgccacataacaccaatcttactacagctgcatttgttaccaattgagcaccggatcactttcaaagtgatggtacttacctttaaggccttgcatggtctggggccgatgtacctgagggaccacctcaccccctaccaaccccagagatccctccattctaaggaccaagatttattggaaattcccagtgtcaagaccttgcgtctaacagcaaccagacgcagagcctttacagcagtggtgccatcactctggaatactttgccacctgaag
Encoded here:
- the G0S2 gene encoding G0/G1 switch protein 2, which translates into the protein METMQELIPFAKEMMSQKPNGKMVKLYMLGSVLTFFGVVIGLVETVCSPFTSEGRLEDEGEEEEEKRPAPPLTKEDFAPQKPEEVILEKSKQELAVRNSVTRQRAS